A stretch of Bubalus bubalis isolate 160015118507 breed Murrah chromosome 19, NDDB_SH_1, whole genome shotgun sequence DNA encodes these proteins:
- the RAD17 gene encoding cell cycle checkpoint protein RAD17 isoform X3, with the protein MQLPESELYFNVLQVVYYGWELLKFIMSKTFFRPKVSSTKVTNWVDPSFDGFSETTSISTITATSLSVNNSSLRRKKVPSTLESSRFPASKGGNLSSSKQVYGLENSKEYLSENEPWVDKYKPETQHELAVHKKKIEEVETWLKAEVLERQPKQGGSILLITGPPGCGKTTTIKILAKEHGIQVQEWVNPVLPEFQKDDFKEILNPESSFHIFPYQSQIAVFKEFLLRATKYNQLQMLGDDLRTDKKIILVEDLPNQFYRDSHTLHEVLRKYVQIGRCPLIFIISDSLSGDNSQRLLFPKEIQEECAISNISFNPVAPTIMMKFLNRIVTVEANKNGGKIVVPDKTSLEFLCQGCSGDIRSAINSLQFSSSTGKNNLWPRKKGMSSLKSDVVLSKSKRRQKTDRIFENQEVQAIGGKDVSLFLFRALGKILYCKRAPVTEVDSPRLPSHLSEYDRDTLLVQPEEVVEMSHMPGELFNLYLHQNYVDFFTEVDDLVRASEFLSFADILSADWNTRSSLREYSTSIATRGVIHSNKARGFAHCQGGGSSFRPLHKPQWFLINKKYRENCLAAKALFSDFCLPALCLQTQLLPYLTLLTIPMRNQAQISFIQDIGRLPLKRHFGSACVMNLAG; encoded by the exons ATGCAGCTACCCGAAA GTGAATTATACTTTAATGTACTACAGGTTGTATACTACGGATGGGAACTATTGAAGTTTATAATGTCAAAAACTTTTTTTAGACCAAAGGTATCTTCCACAAAG gtAACAAACTGGGTAGACCCATCATTTGATGGTTTTTCAGAGACTACAAGCATTTCTACTATTACTGCCACATCATTAAGTGTGAATAACTCAAGTCTTAGAAGAAAAAAGGTGCCTTCCACATTAGAAAGTAGCAGATTTCCGGCTAGCAAAGGAGGAAACCTATCTTCCTCTAAACAAGTCTATGGtctagaaaattcaaaagaatatCTGTCAGAAAATGAACCATGGGTGGATAAATACAAACCAGAAACTCAG CATGAACTTGCTGtgcataaaaagaaaattgaagaagTTGAAACCTGGTTAAAAGCTGAAGTCTTAGAAAGGCAGCCAAAACAG GGTGgatctattttattaataacagGACCTCCTGGATGTGGAAAAACAACAACTATAAAAATACTGGCAAAAGAACATGGTATTCAAGTACAAGAGTGGGTTAATCCAGTTTTACCAGAATTCCAAAAAGATGATTTCAAGGAGATATTGAATCCTG AATCAAGCTTCCATATATTTCCCTACCAGTCTCAGATAGCAGTTTTTAAAGAGTTTCTACTAAGAGCAACAAAATATAACCAACTACAAATGCTTGGAGATGATCTGAGAACTGATAAGAAGATAATTCTAGTTGAA GACTTACCTAACCAGTTTTATCGGGATTCTCATACTTTACATGAAGTTTTGAG GAAGTATGTGCAGATTGGTCGGTGTCCTCTAATATTTATAATCTCTGACAGTCTCAGTGGAGATAATAGTCAAAGGTTACTGTTTcccaaagaaattcaagaagagtGTGCTATTTCAAATATTAG TTTCAACCCTGTGGCACCAACAATTATGATGAAGTTTCTTAATCGAATAGTGACAGTAGAAGCTAATAAG AATGGAGGAAAAATTGTTGTCCCTGATAAAACTTCTCTAGAGTTTCTCTGTCAAGGATGCTCTGGTGATATCAGAAGTGCAATAAATAGCCTCCAGTTTTCTTCCTCAACAG GAAAGAACAATTTATGGCCAAGGAAAAAAGGAATGTCTTCCTTAAAATCAGATGTTGTGCTGTCAAAATCAAAACGAAGACAAAAAACTGATAGGATATTTGAAAATCAGGAGGTCCAAGCTATTGGTGGCAAAGatgtttccctctttctcttcagAGCTTTGGGGAAAATACTATATTGTAAAC GAGCACCTgtaacagaagtagactcacctCGATTACCTTCTCATTTGTCAGAGTATGACCGGGATACACTGCTTGTTCAACCTGAG gaAGTAGTAGAAATGTCACACATGCCAGGAGagttatttaatttatatcttcACCAGAACTATGTAGATTTCTTCACGGAAGTGGATGATCTTGTGAGAGCCAGTGAATTTCTGAGTTTTGCGGATATCCTCAGTGCTGACTGGAAT acACGCTCTTCACTCAGGGAATATAGTACATCTATAGCTACGAGAGGTGTCATACATTCCAACAAAGCCCGAGGATTTGCTCATTGCCAAGGAGGGGGATCAAGTTTTCGACCCTTGCACAAACCCCAGTGGtttctaataaataaaaag TATCGGGAAAATTGCCTGGCAGCAAAAGCACTTTTTTCTGATTTCTGCTTACCAGCCTTGTGCCTCCAGACTCAGCTATTGCCATACCTCACTTTGCTAACCATTCCAATGAGAAATCAAG